The DNA region TTTCAAAGATCATCAGACCGTTCACTAAGCAagtagtattaattttattaatcataacATACTATAATAACTGAACTCACAAATTATGTTCATttaaacctaaaaatatacattttttacataaaaatctaCATTCTTTCTGTTCATACAGTAACATGGGTTACACGTACCCTGGTGCCGGCCCTGGCTATTGAATCGAGTGCACAAGTGCATTTCGTCGCGCCATTCATAGAGGCGTCCCTCTTCCATTCAGTGTcttttaaatgtgttaattgAAAGTTACAACTtgtaacagaaatatttttattacatcttCTCCTTCAATGCAATGTGGaacttattttcaaattgcGTTGGATATTTCCAGtagtaattcaattttatcatattgaaaatatatatttcgtaatttaaaatacgtactaattttcctaaaattttattttcgcaTACTACGTTACCTAAAGTATGTAGTATTGGCTGGAACTTTTTATTTGGTACTTTATTGATTCGTGTGACCAATATGaaccacaattttaaattaaaagtgtggtgtataaagaatatgaaaagaaacaaaatagaaatactgtgaaaaatttatgtttattacggcattttaaagaaataataagcAATTTAACACCTGAACAAGCAGCCCATATCCAGACCCTAATTGAAGAAGATGGCAGCAATATGTGCCAGATTTGCTGGGAATCAACCAATCCAATGTTTCAAAGGTTGTAAAACGATTTAGAAATACAGGAGAGTACATCAGAAGGCCAGTTCCAGGTCGTCGAAGATGTACTATATCTGTAGATGATCGTTATTTACGTATACGAACGGCAACTGCAACACAATTTGTCCAGGGCTCGTAATGCTCAAATATCCATTAAAACCGTTAGGAATAGgttaagaaaattttgaatcacACCCAGAATGCCTGTTACTGCACCGTTGTCATCCAGGGAACACCGTATGGCACGAATGAGGTTTACAAGGGAACACATTAATTGGGATATCCAAGACTGGGCTAATATGCTTAAATTTTTCTGGCGTACGTCCCCTATAGAAAGCATGATAGATCACGTTTTTAACTAAacttgacataaaaattttacaaattcaaatgaaCTCATCTCAGCAACTCGAGAAGCAAGAAGTATAGACTTATCGTTTATTTGGAAAATGGTCGAGTCTATGCCATGAAGATAGACcaaaatcataaaacaaaaaggatatgatacaaagtgttaattataaattaatcgttaaaattcttttcaaaattaaaattaccactactgtatataacttaatatattttaataacaaacggCTTGTACGATTTTTGAACCAACATATCTGAAGCCAAATTTTGggagaaaaaaaattactgattAATCCAACAAGGAATAAATATCACATTAATAAGCGACAAATGATCTTCCctccaaatattttgtatttcaacttaatttttacaaaaattgccATGAACAAGgtcatacaaaaatatatagaaggAGGTGTTTAGCTCTTTAAACGAGCCTTCTTCATTAAGTACGTGAAAAtaataacagtttttattCGCGCATGCCTTTAAAGGGCAAACAATCCGTCAATCGGTCCCTGTAAATTGCCCGGAATATACATACGTAACGACCCTGatcctaataaaaataaaatacgcgAGGGTTACACAATTAAAGGAACCctgaaatccaattaaaatggGGGTTCTCTGAGTAATAtgttacttattaaattaaaaggtaataaattaattaaatatttttatttatagtattttttattacaatgagCCGTTGAATCCcttggaaataataaaaattaacaaaacagtTTCGTAGGTTTACAACAGCAGATTTTCGTGTGACTTTTGTAAAATTACTCTGTGACAACGCGTTTTGCCACagtgtttattaattcgttatcaTCCAATGTCTGGAGCTTGATGAACCGccaatatttagtaattacagTAATTTTGAATCGATCGTTCTACATCATAACGAgcctattattaattattatatattaggtACATTTGTCTTTTAATGTATATACCTAATTAAAGAACGTAAGTTAGTAAGTAGAATATTACTGCAATAAAATGTACaggttatttgtattttaaatgataagtgTATGTTCCACATACATCTATAGTAtataaaactacaaattaaAGACGTGCTCTTTAATCAATTGGGCCTCGTTCAGTAGTAGCAAATTGTTAGTAATAATCATCGATTTAAAATACGATTCtagttattttcatataatttctataaaatctagttaaaaatcgatttttaagggattaagaaatatatttattataaatatatagacatatgtaattgtaaatgaTTTCCGAAAGAGAATCCAACTTAATAGTAGTTTCCTCAAATGACTTCTAggtgtttttaaaagtattattaccgatttcgaaatatttttcaactttatatttaaatttggccattttaatattataaagaacAATGTGTCGATTATAATTCCTGGAATGTTGTCAAGTCATAAATGGCGCCGAGTCACATACATATACTTTATTTTCGTCTCATTCATGTGTTATTATATtcgtgaaatatattaaattattatagtaggtgtatatttttggcaagcaaaacgtttttaattaattaatcataacaTCTtacaaaatctttattttaaattttcactaTAGGTATGTGTTGAGGTGTtttcattactattattattattattaaaaataaactattttattaaccgTCGTTTATTCAGGTAAGAAAATCTTACAATTAGAAAAGCagtaaaatatggaaatatctAAAAGtacaaatctaaataaatacattggtATATGAAAGTCTACAAATtcaaattgtgttttttaatataacgaTTTCTGGCATCTTGAATGAATTTTGCCTTTCTCTCCTGGAACGGGACCTTTGGCAAGGCAGACAATGAACTGCAAAATGAGATTATTTCTATTTGATCTTCCTTAGATAATGAAGGTGGCGAGTATGTACCAGTGCCTGTCTTTCCAATATCTATGAATGATGTATCCATATCTTCAATTGAATCTGAAAATCTCGACACGTCAAATGGCGAGCGAACAAAAGTAACTTACACTAACCATTAAATTGTGCACTATTGGGTTTGTACAGCATACCATTATTCATTAGCAAGGACGTATTCTTTTTAATAGCATCTGATGTTTGATTCTTTGACGAAAATAATCCCATTGCTATTCTGGACAATCAAGCTTCTTTATGAAATGATTATACAGTAAAAATGACAAACTGACAGCTTAACACCAAGGTGATTTAGtgcaattgttttaataaacgatATTGATAAGCCACCAGAAGTTTGTGATATTATGATGAAAGGGTGCCCCAGAATATTTaggcaatttttcaaaaaactgttCATTTTAGCCAAACTGACCAAgaataactaatattaaaaaaatataatataaattaagtatataataatataaattataccaagcgctttaaaagttacttaaaaaaatcacaCATTTAACAATGTGccttaaaatctatatttgcTTGGAagacacaataaataataggaaATCATCAGTTTTTTGTCCACACATTCTGCGACAGTGTGTTTCATAATGATTGTATTAAAtcgtaaatttagttttttctaCTTACCTAAACAAGGTAAATGGTTTCAACCATTCTTTAGCtgtttacatacatattttacctCACGAAGGTTGtgtgaaaaaaaataacaaaaataaaaacaaaaatgtttatttcgcagttaaaataacatatatgtgttaaaaatataaattatcataaactTTGTTCgtgaaaactttataaaatactcGGCAGTACTCAAAACaaaatcgtataaatatttcaataatccaaaaacttaaattagaattgtatgttcattttgttaataccgattaataatacttttttaaatcttacttCAGTGTACTTATGTTTAAagaatactataaataataaataacgatGTGCAAATTTTGGAAAGAGGAAACAATAAGgcacaaataattttagattctaGTACATATTAAAGGCACGTATCTTAAAACGCAACTACAGCTACATTAAGGAAATTTAACACAAGTTTATCACAAGAGTTTACAAGTTCGAGAAATGCATTTTGAGATTCAGGTTAAACACACAATTATTATTGAGTGCtgtgttataaatttacatttattaaattgtggagcataatgtatgtaattctttatataaatctATGCTTTTAATATACTTCAACACGCCACAAATTTAACTTATGTAGATTTACACCATTTGATGTTGcaggaaataattattaataaatttctatagttgtatgcaaattaaaaattttaagataattatttcCCGTtgtcttataaaatattagataaataagtaaatatataaacatggGAGAAAAGGGTTTCAGTTTCAAtacaatttctataaattttatttacaaagaaTACACATATGCTCAATATACTATTCTATcagttaatttgttaatagatATTATTGGAGTTTGGACCTTTTGGTAAGACATTTCAGTAGGTTCTGTTATTCTAGAATCTACACCTTTTAAGGGTTGTAAGATATATTTAGGGCTAGagagtatttatttatgctaTAATACAGCCATAACGACATTGCTACATATATAACATCAAATCATCAGTGAGCAGGTAAACAAAACTctcattaacaatattttatagatttaaaaaagtaaaaaattaaatgtttacatgCAATATTCCACTTTTTGGTACAGTGGGTCTTCAGCACTATCCACTAGCTATACTACTTGAATAAACTAGTCTAGgttgttgtttgttatttaaaattagtgagAGACACGATATTGCTTTTTGGtcgttgaaaattattttcatctgATGTTTAAAACTGATggcacaatttaaaatggaaaattttcAAGGATTAAGTGAAGTTTAATAATCCACCCTGTAATTCAATTTCCTTATATGGCTATGTATATGGTTATCAGTAGGATATTGAGCATTATATTATacctaaattgatttttaattctaattcatctaattcaaattaagttaatatttactttagtaAATTGAAACCCGTTTACAGTtcgcaattttatatataccaatttaaacgaactgtattattttaaaaatactactttCAAACAGCAATTATAACATTTCGATGTCATCGAAAATCAACATcagcattttaatattttagtattagaatatattagttaataagattttaaattttaaaaatattttaaaataatacgctttattgcAGTAGGAGGTTGCTGATTTTAATCACTCTGTATGGAagctatttattaaatatatcatatatattttaatctttataatACCAATGTCtttatacaataaacattataagcAAAAATTGTTTGGCTACGTTCTATGGCCAACACTTTGTTACAggtttataatgtaaattagtactaattaaattgtttgtaaagAAATGGTTCTTAGAGTAAATCTGATTCTTTCAGGTACTTGCGTTGTATTGCGTCTCGGCAGTCCTCGAAAATGCGCAATACGCACTCAGTGTCGAATACTTCTTTAATGTTCTCAGTGTCTATTGCACAAGTAAAATGAGGATAACAGAAATCAGCTTTACTTCTTTCAGTTCTATCCGATCCTGTATAAATTTTCTGCAagcgataaaaataattgaataaaaattatgtaatttccaAAAGATGAGAAACCGAAAAAGATGATCTGAATTAATTTGCCAaggaaaaatgtaataataattacctcaaacaaatgttttataaaagatttGGCTCTTTCAACTTCCGGattctcattaaaatattcgtttttttCTGACGACTTGTAATACCGATACTCAGGAAAGTAGTCCTCTATTTTACTCCtaccttaaaaattaaaaccctTAAACtagtaaactaataataataataataacaataatataaactgaCAAAATACActttacaaatcaaaaaattatattccattAAAAGTGTCAGTTTacattcataaaatcaagtaagttataaaatacctAGTAAAACTTTCCTCTTGAGAATGTCttgtttatttaagaataaaattacggGTATGTTTTTCAGAAATTTGTTGTTCCAAACGGTCTTAAATATCTCAAGGCTTTCGACTAGACGATTTTTTGTAGGGTCCTCTCTTAAAACTGAGTCGTACGAACTCATTGCAGTGACGAATATGATAGCAGTTACACCGTTAAAGCATAAAAACCACTTTCTTCTTTCTCCTCTTTGGCCACCCACATCAATCAttcttaaaaacaaataagtaaaTGGGAAGCGTTCGATTTAAAATCGAATTGGATCAAATTACTACAGTATTAGGCTACTCTtacttacttaaatttaacgtttttaaCTCTAAATACTAATTCATAGATGCCTCGCGTTAATACTCTACATCTTAAAATGTCTTGTTCACTAGGAAGATAATCTTCCTTTCTAATTTCATCAACCCTTTCTAAAAAATACTGAGCACTATCAATAAGTTGATATTCATTACTTCTTTGAAATATGGCCTAAAATGAGTTTTCCCTGTGTTATGATGTCACAATTTTCGCATGTAATTATCACCTGAATGCCCTTGTCTTTCCATAATTCCTCTACATGAGCATAAAACTCATCTGGGAAATCGAAATCCGGCTTTGTCGCATTGTGCAGTATCCAATTGACTCGTTTCATGTTTTCAGCATGTTCTAAAGGCACTGGAGGTGATAATATGGGAATTGCAGTAATAATACTCTAAAATAGGCAATACAAATATTCGTAGGAAAAGATTTCATAATTTCTACAGAtcatatatacattattaagcaattaacttaaatattatacaacattgtaattaatatctgtacttattaaatataacacatTAAGGAAGGCTGCATGTGAcataacttcataaatatttatatggctaattgaataattaattatacaattcaaattcaaattcgtGGGCGGAATTTGACATTAATTGcatgcatttaatttaaaagcacTACTAACtgcaacatatttaaaaatgacattGCATAACTTTGTGATTACAAGGAGTCTAAATAAATTGGACTTGATGATCTTAACAGTTGtggattatttcttttttacttcaaatataaattaataagtttacaTTTGTAATCAACATTATTGTCATTAGTTACACACTTACCACAATAGCATCCAATAAATTGTTTCGAATGTCCACTCTCCTTTCTAATCTAATTTGATCACTGAACTTTTCAACATGAATTAGTTGCATTTGCTTAATAATGGTTGACTTGCCAGATTCCCCAGCACCCAGCAGAAGTAACCGATGTGTTTTTTGGAAGTCCCTCTTTTCACTAGCTATTCGTTTGTCAATTTCAGCACTGTGTTGTTGTTCTGGTGAGGGATTCCAAAAGCATGGTAATAATCCATCTATACATCCTAACTGTTCCATATTTTCAGTCATAATAATTCTTAGCACTCAAGACTGAAATTCATGtcttataaacatttaaactcatatttaaatctgaaaatacAGATAAATCCATATTGGATTGCATCTATGtgggaatattaatttataccacaagtattaaacttaatatcGGCTGAAACTTAGACAAtacacataatatttattatctgaGGTAATTCCGAATGAAAACAAATGTCACTCAGTAAACACATGATTCTGACAACAGGGTGGGTGGTCTGAATCTGACAGTTTATAGACAAAATAGTTTCCGGACTGCAACAGTGTTGTCACACTTCCGGAAAGTCTCCCAAACATTTATGGTTATTGACCGGAATTtccaatttagattttttatgagaCGGTGCGTTACCGATGCGTATTTTGAATTCTCAATATCTGAAGTCGTGTATTATGTATTGCTTTAATAATACAGTTTAAATGGATAAAAGAATCAATCTTGCGCATGCGcacgatttaaaaattatttgattttttaatataataatgtttaagtaattatttattccaaaGCGATAGGGaagatttgttaatataaaatcataacGATGTTGACGTTTAGGATGATATGAGAATCACTTGTGCATATGTTATGTTCGTCATTCTCTGGAATTCAAATATGCTGATAGTCTATATGCAAtgttgacatttttatatttttaacttttagtttttggagtactgtattaaatataacatttgatttttttaggtacatgcaaaacaaaatagatttcaattaattatgtttatattcaacaatattcAGGAATAAAgtaaatctaatataaaaacaacaaataataaagataataatcTGAGATTTCAGATTGGGAAAAAGACTTAAGAAAGAAAAAGAGcttttttgtttcttaaatttattactttacctCTTGTTTCTGCATTTCGTGCGTCATCAGATAGgacaaaatccaaaattgaTTTTCCACAAAACATCAACTTTGAAAATCCTATGACAAGTTACaactaaaatacaatttcatttagttactattaactaaataaaattgtgcttGCCGCCGCATTTACGACGAAAATTAGTGAAGATGtttaactgaattttattcaaatattacactcgctaatatttttaaatttttgtcctctatttggaaatataaaagtacTAATCTTCGTCGAGCAAATGCAGCCTTATACTAAGTTTCAATTTActaagattaatattaaaaacataaaacatgtAATAGAGTTTCTACGAGAAATTAGCGCAGGGGTGGCCAAGCTACTTGATAGTCGGatccatttttcaaaatttgaaatgtttcgcGAGCGGCAATTAAACAGGTATTTAAAAGGTAtgcaaaaaagttattaaatttttttacagaagttatatgtattgaaaacatataaataaaaattcaaaatatgtgtattcaatttaaatattaaaaattaaacatatttattgcaCTTCTCTTGATAATTCTTGATTGAAAAGGGAACTCGAGTACATTTATCGAGAGCCACACATAATATATCGAAAAGCCGCAGGTTGCCCCCCCTTGTATTAGAGTATACAATTGATCGTCACAGTTTAGATAtgtcacattttaattactatttaattcgAACTGAAAaagattttcattaaaatataatctaataaaaacgCGTACAACTGTAtactaatacattaaaaacaaagaaactaTCTATCTATTAGagctatattaaattacaatttactaatgtttaaatacatgTTGGGAAACtatactaaatattagtttacaaatataaagatctatgaacaaataaatataataatttaattgattaatttattaaactgttttcgTGACCATTATTTTTGGTCACTACTATCATGAAGGAAAAGGAAATTTGTTAgtcaataatatgacgaacaaGAAGGGAATTcgttggtcaataatatgacgaacaaaAAGGGTATTCGTTGGTCATTAATATGACGAACAAAGAAGGAgtttgttggtcaataatatgacgaacaaaggagtttgttggtcaataatatgacgaacaaaGAGGGAATTTGTTGGCcaataatatgacgaacaaaGAAGGAgtttgttggtcaataatatgacgaacaaaCAGGAAATTTATTGCtcaataatatgacgaacCAACAGTGAATTTGTTAGCCAATAATAGAACAAACAAATTAGGAATTtggaatgtttattttaagaaagagaaaataattattatttattataatacctgtaaattctaaaaacataGACAATATGTCATAAATTGAGCATTTTGAGATTAGTATTATCATGTATCACAGTGGAGAAGTAATAAATTggttgattataattaatacgaaCGAACGAAGTTCTCATTCAATCATTTAAGTTGAGAGAGaatgtcttaaaaatatacgaaataATAAACCATATTTACGTTGTTTAAGTATTAAAGATTTCAAGGCGCAAATGATCCGAGAAGCTTCCCGATATATTTCCATTTGGGATCATTCAATgataccaaaatttaaattatttgaaacgaACAATTTGTAGTACGTATATcaaaatacctaaaataattaattggcgCAATCAAAAACCGATGGAGGTGTCAAATTATTCTTGCtatcaatgaagaaaatccgaaataataaattgaaaaactcactttgcgttgccagttgcccagttaactagtctcgttctggacctacctgaaaccattaaaatacattcaattaatatcactttaattaaataatataattattatgtattacctTTAATGCCCTTTCCCTGTCGCCTTATCGTCTTTCCAATGGTTGGTCGTCATAATCTGGATGTGTCCACAAAAACTTTTTGATGATGGGCACAAGATATGTCTTTCACCACTTATCACACTATCGacgagtaaataaaaaatattttctaaatgtatTAACTAAAGaaagaacattttaaagaactattaaaaatcaatcaatcaatttatatttaaacacttgtttatttttattactgtaaaaaaattgtaacggttttgtttgtatttaataatgttaaaaaatatcgcaatgttacttatccaagtaacaTACTGAATTAGCATTTGTGAATTTACTTTGAAatagttttttgtattttatattgttaaaaaaattacgcaACACTACTTATCCAAATGGATTGGATTAAtactttcaaaaattcattttgtaatgtttttatttgtattagttACTGTAAAAATTCCCCCGAttttacttatccaagtaaaatatcaagaatttccaaaaaatttgtAGTAACATATTGAATTCACacttacttatccaagtaatgtgttcaattaataatactttcgAATATTtgctttgtaatatttttatttgtattagttACTGTAAAAATTCCCTCgactttacttatccaagtaaagtattaaatgttacttatccaaataaaatattgatttcataCTTCATGAATTTACtttcaaatagttttatttgtattttatattgttaaaaaatcatgCAACattacttatccaagtaatgTAGTGAATTAATACTTTCGAAAATTTACTTtgcaatgtttttatttgtattagttactataaaaattcctccgactttacttatccaagtaaagaattaagtatttcaaaaaataatgtaatggttttatttgtatttaatattattaaaaaatcacgcaacattacttatccaagtaatgtgttagaattaatattttccaaaatttacattgtgatgtttttatttgtattagttACTTCGGATTTTACTTATTCAAGTaaggtattaaatatttcaaaaaaaaatgtaacagttttgtttatattcaatattgttataaaatttcgcaacgttacttatccaagtaacaTATTGAATTCAcactgaatttattttgaaatagttttttgtatttcatatagttaaaaaaattacgcaACATTACTTGTCCGTATTCAATTAATACTTTCGAAAATTTACCttgtaatgtttttatttatattagttacTGTAAAAATTCCCCGACTTACCCACGTAAAGTTATACatacttcaaaaaattttctttgtaaCTGTATTATTCGtacttattattgttaaaaaaaattcgtgacgttacttatccaagtaacaTGTTGAATTCacacatgaatttattttaaaatacttcgatttatatttgttactaaTTCGCGTgattacttatccaagtaatgtaaaaaactaagttaaaagttttatttgtatttaatattgttaaaaaagttCTCACGATTTTATTTATCGAAGTAAAgtactaaacattttaaataatttatattgaagtacttttatttaattaatgtaatgtaaaaaatgttctttCACTAGTTAAAACATCAgagtcaattatttatttacagaacTAATCACTCCGATAAGccctgtaataataaaaaatatcataaatcaaCTATCTAGTATtatgaatttgtaatttgtaaggtaatttaaaatatcgatattaaaaaaattattttattattaaattatttaatttaataataaaataatgaaacaaaacattattaaatataatatataaatatatatgcattatttaaattattcttataattgtaaacttttaaaaatttaaatgaaattcagAAAAGGAACAAACTGATGATACGCAATAAAGCGTTCGCTTTACCTGcgtttttttgataaaaaaagaaCACACGATAAAAAGTGTCGATCGGTACTCGGTGTTTTTATGGTGAATCACTACGCGGTCTTCAGTATTGGTTACAcaatcaatattcaatattcttaattattttgcatttatttgttagttattttatttaaaattaatatagattattatttataacaacttcgtttttattaattaaaagaactgggaaataattataattaagaaaataattcaataaagactgtagatttaaataaaaaaatcaacaatttaaaattaaatatatataaaaatttacaataaagatAATTCAGTTTACAAAAGTTTATAAACGACATTTGTTTCGTGTTACAAAGCccttttctatttaatatttaaatattcaacaaaaattttaaactcatTTGTACTATTTTTTGTAAAGTGTCATTATGTAACAGCTTTAAAATgtcgttttaataaataaaatccaaaaaaattgaaaaataatataataaatataataaaataaacctaCCGTCAAAATTCGCAGTAGATCAGTAAGGCACTAAACACACGACGTTAATTAATCATACGAACCGCACCACCGAATTAATTTAGGGGGGCAGGCGCGCACCACCGTCCAACCGATCGACACGCGGATCGATAACGAAATAATTGATTAGTTTTACGGCGCAACGCTTCGCGGGGTGTGTTCGGTCAATGTcgggtttaaaataattacgcatcgactgaaacaatttttccattaaattgtccgaat from Aethina tumida isolate Nest 87 chromosome 1, icAetTumi1.1, whole genome shotgun sequence includes:
- the LOC109595147 gene encoding guanine nucleotide-binding protein G(s) subunit alpha-like, whose protein sequence is MTENMEQLGCIDGLLPCFWNPSPEQQHSAEIDKRIASEKRDFQKTHRLLLLGAGESGKSTIIKQMQLIHVEKFSDQIRLERRVDIRNNLLDAIVSIITAIPILSPPVPLEHAENMKRVNWILHNATKPDFDFPDEFYAHVEELWKDKGIQAIFQRSNEYQLIDSAQYFLERVDEIRKEDYLPSEQDILRCRVLTRGIYELVFRVKNVKFKMIDVGGQRGERRKWFLCFNGVTAIIFVTAMSSYDSVLREDPTKNRLVESLEIFKTVWNNKFLKNIPVILFLNKQDILKRKVLLGRSKIEDYFPEYRYYKSSEKNEYFNENPEVERAKSFIKHLFEKIYTGSDRTERSKADFCYPHFTCAIDTENIKEVFDTECVLRIFEDCRDAIQRKYLKESDLL